A stretch of Vespula vulgaris chromosome 5, iyVesVulg1.1, whole genome shotgun sequence DNA encodes these proteins:
- the LOC127063703 gene encoding inositol polyphosphate-4-phosphatase type I A isoform X2, with product MRFNKQELLTLATQPSQKFEKEGVLYVRERQEGFFRRTESTGKNLENKRQKGKTHKTLRDLSCVTASTSKVSLERWCRLRGNLLFYFKSREQWSEPLGVIILEQCCVRLDQPTNQIPYGFSIVFDGGLFQQLGANSAEERDSWLQALQLASYECMRSQLLALRQRIEAFSGHKHDTDIHMLRLQRGIFTDPAEIPMCEVSLACDNLLCDGHGRPPNPVLEVDVQLKRSKTWIKYARTEVVERSSNPGFLTTVSFRASDGLSSDTKVRITAYDVRERVSQTATPIGSSIVTFNAIQDTPRLRIPLKSAKTTTVGFLTINVWNLEAEDKGNSTESTPSRNIPSTNSQQILSHRRSQSLPPRLGTKIKLPHQGQLKLLFANPFIQTYRFHSGLGGDICVHEIMAESKLCFQFPQHLLGIWIQEEKELLQEVAGMGELREPWHTKQVELLDRHLHLLHLYSQAKENLADFKGSYFKQSSRRNDRTLEFAPLNLHLQRMWVHNDTLNKCGFYDFVSVGAFTAHSHKSKNGGLIRLVQALKESPTRGNQLYQGTSKIIMAHDAIQAIKQLRRDVVEAMRSLMKLAKRKQTSGMLPICEDMITKTRILLSLWDPGLVEEALTFLEEHKVAKVQEETNEDSSLLDFKVNQSLSPFKRITQQLNFDLKSPDFDDLVTPDTPECMQDTWCEENTKNNYASLTFRNNMNCDNTENTTTTTTTTTTTTTTTNTNTAAVTTASSTTATTTISTSTSTSTTSTTTGTTATTTTTTQEDENKEDFVIFPEVENDQDIKETEATENGNHEVSNNNDDDEEKYDIKKDTDKGKRFLDMKKMCNSPSANYYKPTDEPEPWDLTQLNIEASVMCLVSKVKFLCGRCSSPAVRLRNKNSLGRSQSLKGCLSNNRNNASVVTIQPKNALQSEESSKLLDNSHNSISRQQPSPGMDKSTPAFSKAKEVCQAVDSMTRVIKSNSGQRNKFIEGLDFASIVDWTSELRPSMKKLRQAMDGLLKTARLTHSVFRVQEDAKTAQRACNVRYRRDVCFSQALTSLVSSIMAKLWCQRPDPMFLLILTTLGPLVSFEGLLSYYGDEIDMWGDMAVAVEDMHTVTFTLSRRGIQPRIEDMGYTPFQLPLPCVVGSRTALTVILPVPDAIYSLLPLVPSSRQTLSFNVTPVFFNIGINEMASLAESLGTIKPQEKSNIDNFDRLNEYYLRFKKLNLPTEPASTRLGTKSALSHTLADMMLNLKTAVHAKVNKNVEILQLSSQICRRMRGLRFTSCKSAKDRTGMSITLEQVNILSTEYHLAEHEFTRALDCMRSEGCRRENTWKNIGVRKYAFNSLQILTFPKLYRPPTGTYGSAQT from the exons atgagGTTCAACAAACAAGAGTTATTAACCTTGGCAACTCAGCCTTctcaaaaatttgaaaaggaaGGTGTTTTATACGTTCGTGAACGTCAAGAAGGATTTTTTCGAAGAACTGAGA GTACAGGTAAAAATCTTGAGAACAAAAGACAAAAAGGGAAAACACATAAGACTCTACGAGACCTCAGTTGCGTTACAGCCAGCACGAGTAAAG TAAGTCTAGAACGATGGTGCAGGTTAAGAGGAaatcttctattttatttcaaatcaaGAGAACAATGGTCAGAGCCTCTTGGTGTAATTATTCTGGAACAATGCTGCGTCCGATTGGATCAACCTACAAATCAAATTCCCTATGGATTCAGCATAG TATTTGATGGTGGCTTGTTCCAACAATTGGGAGCTAACTCTGCTGAAGAGCGAGATAGCTGGTTGCAAGCATTGCAGTTAGCTAGCTATGAGTGTATGCGCAGTCAACTACTAGCATTGAGACAACGCATAGAAGCTTTTAGTGGTCACAAACATGATACTGACATACACATGCTGAGGTTACAACGTGGAATTTTTACAG atccTGCGGAAATACCAATGTGCGAGGTATCGCTAGCATGCGATAATCTTCTGTGCGATGGACACGGTCGACCTCCTAATCCTGTTTTAGAAGTAGACGTTCAATTGAAGCGTTCAAAGACATGGATCAAATACGCACGAACGGAAGTTGTCGAg AGAAGTAGCAATCCAGGATTCTTAACAACTGTAAGCTTTAGAGCAAGCGATGGTCTTAGCTCTGATACCAAAGTACGAATAACAGCCTATGATGTCAGAGAAAGAGTAAGTCAAACGGCAACACCGATAGGAAGTTCAATAGTAACTTTCAACGCAATCCAAGATACACCTAGATTGCGAATACCCTTAAAATCCGCTAAAACAACTACTGTTGGGTTTTTGACAATTAATGTATGGAATCTGGAAGCTGAAGATAAAGGAAATAGTACAGAAAGTACACCTTCTAGAAATATTCCAAGTACAAACAGTCAGCAG ATTTTATCACATAGACGGTCGCAATCGTTACCTCCAAGATTAGGAACTAAAATAAAGCTTCCACATCAAGgacaattgaaattattatttgccAATCCATTCATTCAGACATATag gTTTCATTCAGGCCTGGGTGGAGACATATGTGTGCATGAAATTATGGCAGAAAGCAAATTATGCTTCCAGTTTCCACAACATTTACT TGGAATTTGGATACAAGAGGAGAAAGAATTACTTCAAGAAGTAGCTGGTATGGGTGAATTAAGAGAACCGTGGCATACAAAACAAGTTGAATTACTTGATCGTCATCTCCATTtgttacatttatattcaCAAGCCAAGGAGAATTTAGCGGATTTTAaag GAAGTTATTTCAAGCAATCATCTCGTAGAAATGATCGAACTTTGGAATTTGCACCTTTAAATTTGCACCTTCAAAGAATGTGGGTTCATAATGATACATTGAATAAATGCGGATTTTACGATTTTGTTAGTGTGGGCGCATTTACTGCTCATTCTCACAAGAGTAAAAACGGTGGACTGATAAG ACTTGTACAAGCACTTAAAGAATCCCCGACACGAGGGAATCAATTGTATCAAGGaacatcgaaaataattatggCGCATGATGCCATTCAGGCTATCAAACAATTAAGAAGAGATGTCGTAGAAGCAATGCGTTCTCTGATGAAACTTGCCAAGCGAAAGCAAACCAGTGGTATGTTACCAATATGTGAAGATATGATAACAAAGACAAGAATATTGCTTAGTCTTTGGGATCCAGGCCTTGTGGAAGAAGCTTTGACTTTTCTAGAAGAGCACAAGGTAGCGAAGGTTCAAGAAGAGACGAATGAAGATAGTTCTTTATTAGACTTCAAAGTTAATCAATCCTTGTCTCCATTTAAACGAATCACGCAACAACTTAATTTCGATCTAAAGAGTCCCGATTTTGATGATTTGGTTACTCCTGATACTCCAGAGTGTATGCAAGATACTTGGTGCGAAGAAAATACCAAAAATAACTATGCTTCTTTGACGTTCAGAAATAACATGAATTGCGACAACACCGaaaatactactactactactactactactactactactactactactactaatactaatactgcTGCTGTTACTACTGCTTCTTCTACCACTGCTACTACAACTAtctctacttctacttctacttctactacgTCCACTACTACTGGTACCACtgctactaccactactactacgcAAGAAGATGAAAACAAAGAAGACTTCGTTATATTTCCGGAAGTAGAAAATGATCAGGATATAAAGGAAACGGAAGCCACGGAAAATGGCAATCACGAGGTAAGCaataataacgacgacgatgaagagAAATATGACATCAAAAAGGATACCGATAAAGGCAAACGTTTCTTGGACatgaaaaaaatgtgtaaCTCTCCGTCtgcaaattattataaaccGACGGACGAGCCGGAACCCTGGGATCTCACACAGCTAAACATTGAAGCGAGTGTGATGTGCCTGGTATCGAAAGTCAAATTCCTTTGCGGTAGATGCAGCAGTCCAGCTGTACGTTTACGTAACAAAAATAGTTTAGGACGATCGCAGAGTCTCAAGGGATGTCTGTCGAACAATCGAAACAATGCAAGTGTTGTGACAATTCAGCCTAAGAATGCGTTGCAGAGCGAAGAGTCAAGTAAGTTGCTGGACAATTCACACAACTCCATCTCTCGACAGCAACCAAGTCCTGGAATGGATAAGTCAACGCCTGCTTTCTCCAAAGCCAAAGAag TGTGCCAAGCTGTTGACTCAATGACAAGAGTGATTAAAAGTAATTCTGGACAGAGGAACAAGTTTATCGAAGGTCTAGACTTTGCATCGATCGTAGACTggacgagtgaacttagacCAAGTATGAAAAAGCTGCGCCAGGCTATGGATGGGCTTCTTAAAACTGCAAGGCTCACGCATTCGGTATTTCGAGTTCAAGAGGATGCCAAGACGGCTCAACGTGCTTGTAACGTCAGATATAGACGAGACGTTTGCTTCAGTCAGgca ctTACATCGTTAGTGTCTAGTATCATGGCAAAGCTATGGTGTCAAAGGCCTGATCCAatgtttctattaattttgacGACACTTGGGCCTCTAGTTTCTTTCGAGGGACTTCTCAGTTATTACGGCGATGAGATTGATATGTGGGGAGACATGGCGGTTGCTGTTGAAGATATGCATACCGTTACGTTTACTTTATCTAGACGTGGTATTCAGCCTAG aatcGAAGATATGGGCTACACGCCCTTTCAACTTCCATTACCTTGCGTAGTTGGTTCTCGGACCGCTTTGACAGTAATACTTCCAGTACCAGATgctatatattctttattgcCATTAGTACCTTCTTCCAGACAGACCTTATCCTTCAACGTGACACCTGTATTCTTCAATATAGGTATTAACGAAATGGCATCCTTGGCTGAAAGTCTTGGTACTATTAAACCACAAGAGAAAAGTAACATCGATAATTTCGATAGACTGAACGAATATTATTTGAGATTCAAAAAACTCAATTTGCCTACGGAACCAGCATCTACTCGCC tTGGTACGAAATCTGCCTTGAGTCATACATTGGCCGACATGATGTTAAATTTAAAGACAGCTGTTCACGCTaaggtaaataaaaatgtcgagATATTGCAATTGTCTTCGCAAATATGTCGGCGTATGCGCGGCTTGAGATTTACCAGTTGCAAAAGTGCCAAAGATAGGACTGGCATGTCGATCACTTTAGAACAAGTAAACATACTATCGACGGAGTATCATTTAGCGGAGCATGAATTTACAAGAGCACTCGATTGTATGCGAAG CGAAGGATGTCGACGCGAGAACACATGGAAGAACATCGGAGTGCGGAAATACGCGTTCAACAGTCTACAGATTTTAACTTTCCCAAAACTATATCGACCACCAACTGGAACCTATGGATCAGCACAAACTTAA
- the LOC127063703 gene encoding inositol polyphosphate-4-phosphatase type I A isoform X4 gives MRFNKQELLTLATQPSQKFEKEGVLYVRERQEGFFRRTESTGKNLENKRQKGKTHKTLRDLSCVTASTSKVSLERWCRLRGNLLFYFKSREQWSEPLGVIILEQCCVRLDQPTNQIPYGFSIVFDGGLFQQLGANSAEERDSWLQALQLASYECMRSQLLALRQRIEAFSGHKHDTDIHMLRLQRGIFTDPAEIPMCEVSLACDNLLCDGHGRPPNPVLEVDVQLKRSKTWIKYARTEVVERSSNPGFLTTVSFRASDGLSSDTKVRITAYDVRERILSHRRSQSLPPRLGTKIKLPHQGQLKLLFANPFIQTYRFHSGLGGDICVHEIMAESKLCFQFPQHLLGIWIQEEKELLQEVAGMGELREPWHTKQVELLDRHLHLLHLYSQAKENLADFKGSYFKQSSRRNDRTLEFAPLNLHLQRMWVHNDTLNKCGFYDFVSVGAFTAHSHKSKNGGLIRLVQALKESPTRGNQLYQGTSKIIMAHDAIQAIKQLRRDVVEAMRSLMKLAKRKQTSGMLPICEDMITKTRILLSLWDPGLVEEALTFLEEHKVAKVQEETNEDSSLLDFKVNQSLSPFKRITQQLNFDLKSPDFDDLVTPDTPECMQDTWCEENTKNNYASLTFRNNMNCDNTENTTTTTTTTTTTTTTTNTNTAAVTTASSTTATTTISTSTSTSTTSTTTGTTATTTTTTQEDENKEDFVIFPEVENDQDIKETEATENGNHEVSNNNDDDEEKYDIKKDTDKGKRFLDMKKMCNSPSANYYKPTDEPEPWDLTQLNIEASVMCLVSKVKFLCGRCSSPAVRLRNKNSLGRSQSLKGCLSNNRNNASVVTIQPKNALQSEESSKLLDNSHNSISRQQPSPGMDKSTPAFSKAKEGTTDIYCNTSSDKVCQAVDSMTRVIKSNSGQRNKFIEGLDFASIVDWTSELRPSMKKLRQAMDGLLKTARLTHSVFRVQEDAKTAQRACNVRYRRDVCFSQALTSLVSSIMAKLWCQRPDPMFLLILTTLGPLVSFEGLLSYYGDEIDMWGDMAVAVEDMHTVTFTLSRRGIQPRIEDMGYTPFQLPLPCVVGSRTALTVILPVPDAIYSLLPLVPSSRQTLSFNVTPVFFNIGINEMASLAESLGTIKPQEKSNIDNFDRLNEYYLRFKKLNLPTEPASTRLGTKSALSHTLADMMLNLKTAVHAKVNKNVEILQLSSQICRRMRGLRFTSCKSAKDRTGMSITLEQVNILSTEYHLAEHEFTRALDCMRSEGCRRENTWKNIGVRKYAFNSLQILTFPKLYRPPTGTYGSAQT, from the exons atgagGTTCAACAAACAAGAGTTATTAACCTTGGCAACTCAGCCTTctcaaaaatttgaaaaggaaGGTGTTTTATACGTTCGTGAACGTCAAGAAGGATTTTTTCGAAGAACTGAGA GTACAGGTAAAAATCTTGAGAACAAAAGACAAAAAGGGAAAACACATAAGACTCTACGAGACCTCAGTTGCGTTACAGCCAGCACGAGTAAAG TAAGTCTAGAACGATGGTGCAGGTTAAGAGGAaatcttctattttatttcaaatcaaGAGAACAATGGTCAGAGCCTCTTGGTGTAATTATTCTGGAACAATGCTGCGTCCGATTGGATCAACCTACAAATCAAATTCCCTATGGATTCAGCATAG TATTTGATGGTGGCTTGTTCCAACAATTGGGAGCTAACTCTGCTGAAGAGCGAGATAGCTGGTTGCAAGCATTGCAGTTAGCTAGCTATGAGTGTATGCGCAGTCAACTACTAGCATTGAGACAACGCATAGAAGCTTTTAGTGGTCACAAACATGATACTGACATACACATGCTGAGGTTACAACGTGGAATTTTTACAG atccTGCGGAAATACCAATGTGCGAGGTATCGCTAGCATGCGATAATCTTCTGTGCGATGGACACGGTCGACCTCCTAATCCTGTTTTAGAAGTAGACGTTCAATTGAAGCGTTCAAAGACATGGATCAAATACGCACGAACGGAAGTTGTCGAg AGAAGTAGCAATCCAGGATTCTTAACAACTGTAAGCTTTAGAGCAAGCGATGGTCTTAGCTCTGATACCAAAGTACGAATAACAGCCTATGATGTCAGAGAAAGA ATTTTATCACATAGACGGTCGCAATCGTTACCTCCAAGATTAGGAACTAAAATAAAGCTTCCACATCAAGgacaattgaaattattatttgccAATCCATTCATTCAGACATATag gTTTCATTCAGGCCTGGGTGGAGACATATGTGTGCATGAAATTATGGCAGAAAGCAAATTATGCTTCCAGTTTCCACAACATTTACT TGGAATTTGGATACAAGAGGAGAAAGAATTACTTCAAGAAGTAGCTGGTATGGGTGAATTAAGAGAACCGTGGCATACAAAACAAGTTGAATTACTTGATCGTCATCTCCATTtgttacatttatattcaCAAGCCAAGGAGAATTTAGCGGATTTTAaag GAAGTTATTTCAAGCAATCATCTCGTAGAAATGATCGAACTTTGGAATTTGCACCTTTAAATTTGCACCTTCAAAGAATGTGGGTTCATAATGATACATTGAATAAATGCGGATTTTACGATTTTGTTAGTGTGGGCGCATTTACTGCTCATTCTCACAAGAGTAAAAACGGTGGACTGATAAG ACTTGTACAAGCACTTAAAGAATCCCCGACACGAGGGAATCAATTGTATCAAGGaacatcgaaaataattatggCGCATGATGCCATTCAGGCTATCAAACAATTAAGAAGAGATGTCGTAGAAGCAATGCGTTCTCTGATGAAACTTGCCAAGCGAAAGCAAACCAGTGGTATGTTACCAATATGTGAAGATATGATAACAAAGACAAGAATATTGCTTAGTCTTTGGGATCCAGGCCTTGTGGAAGAAGCTTTGACTTTTCTAGAAGAGCACAAGGTAGCGAAGGTTCAAGAAGAGACGAATGAAGATAGTTCTTTATTAGACTTCAAAGTTAATCAATCCTTGTCTCCATTTAAACGAATCACGCAACAACTTAATTTCGATCTAAAGAGTCCCGATTTTGATGATTTGGTTACTCCTGATACTCCAGAGTGTATGCAAGATACTTGGTGCGAAGAAAATACCAAAAATAACTATGCTTCTTTGACGTTCAGAAATAACATGAATTGCGACAACACCGaaaatactactactactactactactactactactactactactactactaatactaatactgcTGCTGTTACTACTGCTTCTTCTACCACTGCTACTACAACTAtctctacttctacttctacttctactacgTCCACTACTACTGGTACCACtgctactaccactactactacgcAAGAAGATGAAAACAAAGAAGACTTCGTTATATTTCCGGAAGTAGAAAATGATCAGGATATAAAGGAAACGGAAGCCACGGAAAATGGCAATCACGAGGTAAGCaataataacgacgacgatgaagagAAATATGACATCAAAAAGGATACCGATAAAGGCAAACGTTTCTTGGACatgaaaaaaatgtgtaaCTCTCCGTCtgcaaattattataaaccGACGGACGAGCCGGAACCCTGGGATCTCACACAGCTAAACATTGAAGCGAGTGTGATGTGCCTGGTATCGAAAGTCAAATTCCTTTGCGGTAGATGCAGCAGTCCAGCTGTACGTTTACGTAACAAAAATAGTTTAGGACGATCGCAGAGTCTCAAGGGATGTCTGTCGAACAATCGAAACAATGCAAGTGTTGTGACAATTCAGCCTAAGAATGCGTTGCAGAGCGAAGAGTCAAGTAAGTTGCTGGACAATTCACACAACTCCATCTCTCGACAGCAACCAAGTCCTGGAATGGATAAGTCAACGCCTGCTTTCTCCAAAGCCAAAGAag GGACTACtgatatttattgtaatacGTCTTCCGATAAAGTGTGCCAAGCTGTTGACTCAATGACAAGAGTGATTAAAAGTAATTCTGGACAGAGGAACAAGTTTATCGAAGGTCTAGACTTTGCATCGATCGTAGACTggacgagtgaacttagacCAAGTATGAAAAAGCTGCGCCAGGCTATGGATGGGCTTCTTAAAACTGCAAGGCTCACGCATTCGGTATTTCGAGTTCAAGAGGATGCCAAGACGGCTCAACGTGCTTGTAACGTCAGATATAGACGAGACGTTTGCTTCAGTCAGgca ctTACATCGTTAGTGTCTAGTATCATGGCAAAGCTATGGTGTCAAAGGCCTGATCCAatgtttctattaattttgacGACACTTGGGCCTCTAGTTTCTTTCGAGGGACTTCTCAGTTATTACGGCGATGAGATTGATATGTGGGGAGACATGGCGGTTGCTGTTGAAGATATGCATACCGTTACGTTTACTTTATCTAGACGTGGTATTCAGCCTAG aatcGAAGATATGGGCTACACGCCCTTTCAACTTCCATTACCTTGCGTAGTTGGTTCTCGGACCGCTTTGACAGTAATACTTCCAGTACCAGATgctatatattctttattgcCATTAGTACCTTCTTCCAGACAGACCTTATCCTTCAACGTGACACCTGTATTCTTCAATATAGGTATTAACGAAATGGCATCCTTGGCTGAAAGTCTTGGTACTATTAAACCACAAGAGAAAAGTAACATCGATAATTTCGATAGACTGAACGAATATTATTTGAGATTCAAAAAACTCAATTTGCCTACGGAACCAGCATCTACTCGCC tTGGTACGAAATCTGCCTTGAGTCATACATTGGCCGACATGATGTTAAATTTAAAGACAGCTGTTCACGCTaaggtaaataaaaatgtcgagATATTGCAATTGTCTTCGCAAATATGTCGGCGTATGCGCGGCTTGAGATTTACCAGTTGCAAAAGTGCCAAAGATAGGACTGGCATGTCGATCACTTTAGAACAAGTAAACATACTATCGACGGAGTATCATTTAGCGGAGCATGAATTTACAAGAGCACTCGATTGTATGCGAAG CGAAGGATGTCGACGCGAGAACACATGGAAGAACATCGGAGTGCGGAAATACGCGTTCAACAGTCTACAGATTTTAACTTTCCCAAAACTATATCGACCACCAACTGGAACCTATGGATCAGCACAAACTTAA